In Streptomyces venezuelae, the sequence CGTTGCCCTCCTGGATCAGGTCGAGGAGGGGCAGCCCGCTGCGCGGATAGCGCCGGGCCACGGCCACGACGAGGCGGAGGTTCGAGCGGATGAAGACTTCCTTGGCCCGCTCGCCCTCGGCGGCCAGCGCCTCCAGCTCCTCGCGGGCCGGGGTGGCCCCGTCGCGTTCTATCGTGCCGTCGAGGAGCTGCTGGGCGTAGACGCCCGCCTCGATGATCTGGGAGAGCTCCACTTCTTTTGCGGCGTCGAGCAGCGGGGTGCGCGCGATCTCGTCCAGGTACATGCCGACCAGGTCACGGTCTGCGATCTCCCCGCCCACAGCGCGCGCGCTGCTCGTGGACTGACGACGGGCGACGGCGCGGGTTGCCATGCGTGCTCCCTTGCGAAGTGTTCGGTCGCGGTGCGGCTGGTGGACGCCACCGGGGCGGCTGCCAACCGGTCCGGTGCGTCACGGACACTCTCCCGAGTGCCCGCTTCCGAAGGAAACAACGACTGGAATCGGGACAGAATTCCCACGCTGCTCCCTATTTTTTGAGATCTTGCAGTATCCTGCCCCGCCACGAGCGGGAAGCGGAGGTCGCAAGATCGCACAGAGGTGCAGGTCAGGCCCGGAACAGCGGCCGATCCGGCGCCCCTCGCGGACTTCCGCAACCACTTCGCCCGTGAGACCGCCGTCACGCCCGACCCGGTCGCTTTCACTCCGGAACGGCGCCGCTGCCGGCTGCACTCCCACCCTGAAGACGGGCCGCGCCGGCTTCTGGTTGCCTGGACATACGATCGAATGCCCGGATAGGCCATGAGCCACGCATTCCACCCTGAAACGGCCGCCGCACGCCCGGGTGAAGGGTCGGCATGCGACTCCCCGCAACGGCTAGCCGAACTGGAGGGAGCGCTTCGAGAGGCCCATCCAGAAGCCGTCCACCGGGGTGCGGGCGGCGGTCAGGTCGGATTCGGCCGCGCCGAGCGTGACGAAGAGCGGCGCGAAGTGCTCCGTACGGGGATGGGCCAGGCGGCCCGCCGGGGACTTGTGCTCGAAGTCCAGCAGCGCGTCCACGTCGGACGCCGCCAGGGCCTCGCGGCCCCACGCGTCGAACTCCGCCGACCAGGCGGGGACGCCCGGGCCCGTGTGGCGCAGTGCCGCCAGGTTGTGCGTGAAGAAGCCGCTGCCCACGATCAGCACGCCCTCGTCGCGCAGCGGTGCCAGCTTGCGGCCGATGTCCATCAGCCGGGCCGGGTCCAGGGTGGGCAGGGAGATCTGGAGGACCGGGATGTCGGCCTCCGGGTACATCTCCACCAGGGGGACGTACGCCCCGTGGTCCAGGCCCCGGTCGTGGATGTCCTGGACCGGGGTGCCGGGGGCACGCAGCAGTTTGCGGACCGAGGCGGCCAGCTCCGGGGCGCCGGGGGCGTCGTAGCGGACCTGGTAGTAGCGCTCCGGGAAGCCCCAGAAGTCGTACACGAGCGGGACGCGCTCGGTGGCGCCGAGGGCGAGCGGGGCCTCCTCCCAGTGGGCGGAGACCATCAGGATCGCCCGGGGGCGGGGCAGGCCGGCCGACCAGGCGGCGAGTTCGCCGGGCCAGATCGGGTCGTCGGCCAGCGGGGGTGCGCCGTGGCTCAGATACAGGGCCGGTATACGGGACACGGGTGCGCTCCTCATTGGCTCGGTGGTTGAAACACGTACGGAAACAGACTAACCCCGTCTCGTTCAAATTTGAACGAGACGGGGTCGTCAGTCATTCCGCGGAGCCCCGGGCCGTGATCAGTGGGCGAGCACCGGCACCTTGAGCTCGGCGTCCTCGCCGGAACCGGAGGCCACCGGGCCGCCGGCGCCCGGACGGCCGGTGTTGATCAGCGTCAGCGCGATGACCGAGCTGGCGACCAGGATGCCGACCGCCCACCAGATGGCGGACGCGTAGCCCTCGACCATGGCCTGCGCCTGGATCAGCTGCCCGGCCGGGCCGCCCGCCGCGGCCTGGGCCGCGTGGTCGGTCAGGTAGGCGGTGGTCGCCGAGGCGGCGATGGTGTTCAGCAGCGCGGTGCCGATGGCGCCGCCGACCTGCTGCGAGGTGTTGACCATGGCGGAGGCGACACCGGCGTCGGCCGGGTTCACCCCGTGGGTGGCCAGGGACATCGCCGGCATGAAGGCCGTACCCATGCCGAGGCCGAGCAGCAGCTGCGCCGGCAGGATCAGCGCCGGGTACGAGGACCCGACCTCCAGCTGGGTCAGCAGCAGCATGCCGAGGCCGGCCACCAGGAAGCCCGGGCCCATCAGCAGGCGCGGCGGGACGCGGGTCATCAGGCGGGCGCCGATCTGGGTGGAGCCCGTGATCATGCCCGCGATCATCGGCAGGAAGGCGAAGCCGGTCTTGACGGGCGAGAAGCCCTTCACGACCTGCAGGTAGTAGGTGAGGAAGAGGAACAGGCCGAACATCGAGATGACGGCGAGACCGAGCGAGAGGTAGACACCTCCGCGGTTGCGCTCCAGCAGGACGCGCAGCGGCAGCAGCGGGGACTTCACCTTCGACTCGACGAGGACGAATGCGGCCAGCAGGACCGCCGAGGCGACGAACATGCCGACCGTCAGCGCGTCCGACCAGCCGGCGGACTCGGCGCGGGTGAAGCCGTACACGAGGGCGACGAGACCGGTGGTGGACAGGATCACGCCCGGGATGTCGAGCGGCGCGCGGTTGCGGGAGCCGGCGGGCTCACGGATGACCATCCAGGCACCCACGGCCGCGACGATCGCGAAGGGGATGTTGACGAAGAAGGTCCAGCGCCAGTTGAGGTACTCGGTCAGGAAGCCGCCGAGGATCAGGCCGACGGCGCCGCCGCCGCCCGCGATGGCTCCGTAGATGCCGAAGGCCTTGGCGCGCTCCTTGGCGTCGGTGAACATGACGGCGAGCAGCGACAGGGCCGCCGGCGCGAGCAGTGCGCCGAAGGCGCCCTGGAGGGCGCGGGCGCCGAGCATCATGGCCTCGCCGTTCGCGGCGCCGCCGAGCGCGGAGGCCAGGGCGAAGCCGACGAGGCCGACGACGAAGGCGTTCTTACGGCCCCACTTGTCGGCGATGCGGCCGCCGAAGAGGAGCAGCCCGCCGAAGGCCAGCGCGTACGCGGTGATGACCCACTGGCGGTTGCCGTCCGAGATGCCGAGATCGGTCTGGGCGGAGGGGAGGGCGATGTTCACGATGGTCGCGTCGAGGACGACCATCAGCTGGGCCAGGGCTATGAAGACGAGTGCCTTCCAGCGGCTGGGATCGGCAGCCGGCGCGAGGCTCGCGGCTGTTTTTGACATGGGGGTACCCACTTCACTGTGCGGAATGACTGAAAAAGGCTATTTCTTTGGCTTTGTACGTGTCACATGGTTTTCTGCCGCAGGTCGTCCAGGGTCGTCGCCGAACCCGGGAGTTCCGAGCGGGCCGGTGCCCTCAACCCGTCGAGGAAGAGCTGGAGATGGCGGTGGGCGAAGCGGTCGGTGTCGGGACACGCGGTGCCGGGGAGGGGGCGGCTGAGCTGGGACAGGGCGACCATCAGGTCGCCGACCCCGATGTCCGTGCGGACCAGCCCGGCTTCCTGGCCCGCGGCCAGCAAGGTCACGACGGCCTCCTCCAGCGCCACGCGTGCCGCGAGGAGTTCGGGGTGTTCGCCGTCGAAGCCGTCGGCGAGCATCGGGCACAGGGCGCCGATCCGCTCGTCCGCGGCCGCGTGCGTGAACCGGCACAGGGCGGCGAAGGCGTCGGGCTCCTCGGCGAGGGAGGCCTCGGCCGAGGCCGTCACCCGGCCCATCGTGAAGAGGACGACGTGGTGGACGAGGGTGGGGCGGTCGGGGAAATGCCGGTAGAGCGTGGCATTGCCGATGCCCGCCCGGCGGGCGACCTCGTCGAAGGGGATCGCGGAGCCGGATTCGACGAAGGCCTCGCGGGCCGCCGCCAGGATCCGCTCGCGGTTGCGGACGGCGTCGGCGCGCGGCCGCGGGACACCGGTCGCGGACGCCCGGGCCGGGTCAGGGGCCTGCACCTGCACCCGGTCCCGGTCCGGGTCCCGGTCCGGGGTGCGCCGGGCCGCCACCGGGGCGGTGCTGGTGGAGCTCTTCATTCCGGGGCCTCCCTGGCGCGGACTCGTGGCTCGTGGCTGGTGACCGGCAGCTCGTGGCTCGCGGATGCGCGCCCTTCGCCGTCGTCGCGATCGTGGTCGTGGTCGTGGTCGTGGTGCGGACTGTGCGACCGCCCCGCCCAAACGGGGAGCCGCTCCCCGCTTGGCGGGACTCACGTACAAACGGGGATCGGGTCCCCGGTTATTTCACTCCCCCGTGTGACCTGAGTCACGGGCGTGTCCACGTTCGGCCTCTCCCGGCGCGCGGGCGCGCCACGCCGGGCGGAGGGTGATCGAACAGAGCGCAGACCGGGCAGGGCCGGCTGCCGCGGACCCGAAGGCGATCTCCATGCCGCAGACCCGCCACCGGATACGCAGACCACGCCGCACCAGCGCGTACATCGGCCTGACCGCGCTGGCCCTCGGCGTCACGGCGACCGCCAGCACGGGCATATCCAGCCGCGGCAACCCGGCGGCCGGAGCGGTGGCCACGACCGTCGAATCGGCTCTCGCACCCTGCAGGATCGCGGGCACCATGGGTGTGCAGATGTCCGAGGGCATGCCGACCCCGCCCGGGTACGCACGCTCGACCGGCGAGATCCGGGCCCTGAACCTGATGATCGACTTCCCTGACGCCAAGGGCGAGGGCACGGCGGCGGACCGGATGGCCGAATTCTTCCCCCAGACGGCCGAATGGTTCCGCACCAGTTCCTACGGCCGGCTGGTCTACCGGGCCGAGGCTCCGATAAAGGGCTGGCTGCGGATGCCGATGCCCTTCGCGGCGTACGGGATCGAACGCGGGTCCGCGTACGAGCCCGGCTACCGGCAGCTCGTCGAGCACATAGCGAAGGCCGCGGACCCCGAGGTGGACTTCACCCGGTACGACCTGATCAACATCCTGGTCACGCCGAACGCCGGTCCGTCCGCCCTGGACACCGTCCTGTCGGTGACCTTCTCGGGCAACGGAGAGGCCCCGGTCGCCGACGGGGTGCCGCTGGCCAACACGTCCTTCGTCTACAGCCGGCAGGACGACGGCTCCGGCACCTACCAGGAGACCGGCTACCGGGTGCTCCCGCACGAGAACGGGCACGTCTTCGGGCTGCCCGACCTCTACACCTCGGACGGCGGCAACACGGTCGGGCACTGGGACATCATGAGCGAGGACTGGGGTGCCAACAACGACCTGATGGGCTGGCACAAGTGGAAGCTGGGCTGGCTGGACAGTACGCAGATCAGCTGTGCGGCCAAGTCGGGCACCAGCGACCACACCCTCTCCCCGCTGGGCATCCGGGGAGGCACCAAGCTGGCCTTCGTCCCGCTGTCGGAGAGCGCCGGGTACGCGGTGGAGGTGCGGACCCGGGCCGGGAACGACGAGGCCGTCTGCAAGCCGGGCGTCCTCATCTACAAAGTGGACTCCGACGTGGACACCGGTCAGGGCCCGATCACCGTGTCGGACAGCGCCACCACGAGCGGCGGCTGCACCCGGCGGCCCAACGTGCACGCGGAGCTCTCGGACGCGCCGTTCCGGCCGGGCGAGACCTTCACCGACGAGAAGGCGGGCATCAGCGTGTCCGTGGTGGGTGAACTGCGCAACGGCAGCTACCAGGTCCGCATCATCCGGCCGTGACGCCGGAGGGCCGGGCGGTCCGGGAAGGCCCGAGTCACGGGGCGCGTGGCGCGTGGCGCGTGGCGTGTGACTCCGGCCCTCCCGGCCGGGCCCCGGGCGGGCCCGTCAGCCTTCGGCGCCCTCGGTGAGCGCCCGGCGCAGCACGTCCACGACCGCGGGGCGGTGCTCGTCGGCCAGCAGGAAGAAGTGGTCGCCGTCGAACCGGAGCACCTCGCACGTCCCGGTCGTATGGGCGGCCCAGCCGTCCAGCGGCTCGTGCGGGACCAGGGGGTCCGCCGTGCCGCCCAGCACGTGCAGGGGCACGTCGAGCCGTACGTCCTCGAATCCCGCCGCGGCCTCCCGGCCCAGTTCGATGTCCGCCCGCAGTACGCGCGTCACGTGCGCCAGCATGTCCGGATCGTTCAGCACCCACTCGGGGGTGCCGCCGCCGTCCCGCAGCAGCCGGACCGCGTCCTCCTCGGTGTTGGTGGCGTGGGCCAGGCGGGGGGTCCGGCCGGGGACCTGCCCGCTGACGACGGCCGCCCGGCAGTGCGGGCCGAGCAGCCGCGCCGCACGGGTGGCCAGGAGAGCGCCGAGGCTGTGCCCGAAGACCACCGTGGGCAGCGGGTCCCGGCCGAGCACCTCGTCGGCGACGGAGTCCAGGACCTGGTCGAGCCGGCAGCCGGGCGGCTCGCCGAACCGGCGCTCCCGCCCGGGCAGCGAGAGCCCGAGCATCTCCACGTCGTCGGGGAGCGGCTCGAACACGGGGAACAGGGTGTTGGGGCCGGACCCGGAATGCGGGAAGACCAGCAGCCGGGCCCGGGGCGTGGTCACCGCCTCCCGCAGCCGCAGCACCGGCCACCACGGCACGCGCGGGGATGTCATCGCCGTCGGTCCTTCGGTGCCGGTCACGGGCAGTTGACGATCTGGCCGGCGTAGGACAGGCCCCCGCCGAACGCGAAGAGCAGCACGGGCGACCCCTTCTCGATCTCACCCCGCTCGATGAGCTTCGACAGGGCCAGCGGGATGCTGGCGGCCGAGGTGTTGCCCGACTCCACGACGTCCTTGGCGATGACGGCGTTGACCGCACCGATCTTGCGCGCCAGGGGCTCGATGATCCGCAGGTTGGCCTGGTGCAGGACGACCCCGCCCAGCTCCTCGGGCTTCACCCCCGCCCGCTCGCAGACCTGGAGGGCGACCTCCGGGAGCTTCGTGGTGGCCCAGCGGTAGACCGACTGCCCTTCCTGGGCGAAGGTGTGGGACGGCGCCTCGATGCGTACGGCCTGGCCCATCTCGGGTACGGAACCCCACACGACCGGGCCGATCTCCGGTTCCTCGGAGGCCACGACCACGGCCGCGCCCGCGCCGTCGCCGACGAGCACGCAGGTGGTGCGGTCGGTCCAGTCGACGAAGTCGGTGAGCTTCTCCACCCCTATGACCAGGGCTTTGGTGGCGGAGCCCGTCCGTATGCTCTGGTCGGCCAGTGCCATGGCGTGCGGGAATCCGGAGCAGGCCGTGTTCACGTCGATGGCGGCGGGAGTCCTGGCCCCGACCGCGGCGGCCACCCGGGCCGCCATGTTGGGGGAGCGGTCGAGCGCCGTGCAGGTGGCCACGATGACGAAGTCGATGTCCGCACCGGTGAGTCCGGCGTTGGCCAGTGCGTGCCGGGCGGCCTTCGTGGCCATGTCCGAAACGGACTCGTCCTCGGCCGCCACACGGCGGGTCCTGATCCCGACCCGGCTCTGGATCCACTCGTCGTCGGTGTCGACCATCTGTTCGAGATCGGCGTTGGTCAAGACTTTCGGCGGCTGATAGTGCCCGAAGGAAAGGACACGCGACCCGACCATCAGTGTTTCTCCTCGCTCCGTGGACCCGATGCGGGTCCTGTTCGACCGATGATCAGACTATGCAGCGGCTCTGCCGGGGCGCCCCCTTCGAACCGGCGGTTTTCCGCCACTGGGCCGTGCCCCGGAGCGGCGCGCCGCAGCCGTTTGTATCCGCCGTGTATCGGTGGGCGCTCGACCGTCGATCGGATCGCGCACCCGGCTCCGGCGGCGGCCGCCGCGCCCGGTGTCTCCCGTATCGTTCCCTCCGGTTCGCCGGCGGCCCGTGGGTGCACGCCGGAACCGTGCTTCGCCCGGCCCTCACGAACAGGAGTCCCGCCCGTGCCCTCACCCGCCCCGGCCCCGGAATCTGCTCCTCCGGTGCGCGTGCTGCTGGTCGAGGACGACGAGCTGATGCGCCGGTCCTTCTCCGTCGCCCTCGAACGCTACGGCTACCAGGTCACGGCCGCGGCCGACGGACTGGCCGGCCTGGAGTCCTTCCGCGACGACCACGGCTTCGACCTGCTGATCCTGGACGTGATGCTGCCCGGCCTCGACGGGATCGGGCTGTGCCGCCGGGTCCGCGAGACCAGCCTGGTGCCGGTGCTGATGATGTCCGCCCGCGGCGACGGCCTCGACGTCGTCGCCGGGCTGGAGGCCGGGGCCGACGACTACGTGGTCAAGCCCGTGGACACCTACGTCCTCGTGGCCCGCATCCGCTCGCTGCTGCGCAGGGCGGCCTACGCCCCCGGCCCGGGCGGCGAGCCCGCCGCCGACGGGCAGGACCTGCTGACCTTCGGGGACCTGACCGTCGACACCGGCGGGATGGAGGTGTGCCTCTCCGGCAGTCCCGTGGCACTCACCCCCACCGAGCTGAAGCTGCTGCTGGAGTTCGCCGCCCACCCGGGCATCGTGCTGGAACGGCACACCCTGCTGCGCAACGTCTGGGAGTACGGCTGGGACGGCGACAGCCGCGTCGTCGACCTGGCCGTGCAGCGGCTGCGCAGGAAACTGGGCCGGGAGCGCATCGAGACGGTCCGCGGCTTCGGCTACAAGCTCCGGCGCTGAGGCCGTGAACCCCCCGCACCGGCCGAAGTGGCCGGCCCGTGCGCCCCTGCGCTGGAAGATCGCCGCGCTGGCGGCGGCCACGGCGTGTCTGGTCGCCCTGGCCGTCGGGGTCCTCGTCCACGTGTGGACCGCGATGGACATCCGCAGCCGGGCCGAGATGGAAGCCACCAACACGGTGTACTCCGCCATGGACGTCTACCGGCGCACCGGAACGCTGGCGGATGGCGCCGAGCTCGATCCGGCCGAACTGCCCACCGCCCTGCGCCACCCGGCCGGCGGCGACCGGCACGTGGCCTACGACGGTCGGGTCGAGGGGAACCTCGGGCCGAGCGTCTGGGGCGCCCAGCGGGTCGCCGGCGCGGGCAGCCCGGTGCTGGCCGTGCGGATCAACATGGGCCCGCGACTCCACGACCTGCGCCGCCTCGACGCGAGCGTGGCGGTGGCCTCGCTCGTCTCGCTCGCCGCGGCCCTGCCCCTGGCGGTCTACGGGGCCGGGCTGGTCGCCCGCCGACTGCGCCGGGTCGCCGAGACCGCGGCCCGGATCTCCGCCGGGGACCTGGACGCGCGTACCGGCCCCGCCCTGGGCCGGGCCCGGGGCCGCGACGAGGTGACCGACATCGCCGCCACCGTCGACCTGATGGCCGACAGCCTGGGCCGACGGCTGCGCACCGAGCGGCAGTTCACCGCGGACGTGGCCCACGAACTGCGCACGCCCGTCGGCGGGCTGCTGGCCGCGGCCGACCTGCTGCCGCCCGGCGAGACGGAGGACCTGCTCCGGGCCCGCGTACGGGACCTGCGCGGTCTGGTCGAGGACCTGCTGGAGATCTCCCGGCTGGACGCGGGCGCGGAGGCGCCGGTACGCGCCCGGGTCCCGCTGGCCGCGGTGGTCGCCGAGGCGGTGGCCCGGACCGGTCTCGACACGGAGGTCGCCGTCACCGAGACACCACAGGGACCGCAGGAACCACAGGGACCACAGGGACCACAGGTGCAGCCCTTGCAGCCCTTGGAGTCGGTGGAGTCGGTGGACACCGTGGCGACCGTGGAGACCGATCCGCGGCGCCTGGAGCGGATCGTCGGCAACCTCGTCGTCAACGCGCACCGGCACGGGCGTACCCCGGTACGGGTCACCGTCGAGGGCCGGACCGTCGTCGTCCGCGACCACGGCCCCGGCTTCCCCGCCGACCTGCTGCTCGACGGCCCGCGCCGGTTCCGTACGGGCGCCACGGAGCGGGGCGCGGGGCACGGACTCGGCCTGACCATCGCCCTGGGCCAGGCCCGGGTGCTCGGCGCCGAGCTGCGTCTGGACAACGCCCCGGACGGCGGCGCGGTCGCCACCCTGCGGCTCCCGCGCTGACCGGCCGGCCCGGTCACCCGGGCCGCCCCCGCGCGATCGCTGCGCAACGGCGCAGGAGCCGATACACGGCGGCCGCGGCCCTGATACGTCCCCCCGACACCCTCGGCGTGCAGCCCTTTCGCACCGCACCCGAAGTGGAGTCCCGCCGTGACCGCCGACCCGTTCTCCCCCCGCCCGACGCCCGGCGTCGCGGCTTCCACCACCGACCTGTCGAAGGTCTACGGCGGTGGCGACACCCGCGTGGTGGCCCTGGACCGGGTCAGCGTCTCCTTCCGGGAGGCCGAGTTCACCGCGATCATGGGTCCTTCCGGCTGCGGCAAATCCACCCTCATGCACTGCGCCGCGGGGCTCGACTCCGTCAGCTCCGGTTCCGTCCGCATCGGCACCACCGAGCTGGGCACGCTGGGCGACCGGCAGCTCACCGAGCTGCGCCGGGACCGGATCGGCTTCATCTTCCAGGCGTTCAACCTGCTGCCCACCCTGACCGCGCTGGAGAACATCACCCTGCCCCTGTCCAT encodes:
- a CDS encoding thioesterase II family protein gives rise to the protein MTSPRVPWWPVLRLREAVTTPRARLLVFPHSGSGPNTLFPVFEPLPDDVEMLGLSLPGRERRFGEPPGCRLDQVLDSVADEVLGRDPLPTVVFGHSLGALLATRAARLLGPHCRAAVVSGQVPGRTPRLAHATNTEEDAVRLLRDGGGTPEWVLNDPDMLAHVTRVLRADIELGREAAAGFEDVRLDVPLHVLGGTADPLVPHEPLDGWAAHTTGTCEVLRFDGDHFFLLADEHRPAVVDVLRRALTEGAEG
- a CDS encoding sensor histidine kinase; this translates as MNPPHRPKWPARAPLRWKIAALAAATACLVALAVGVLVHVWTAMDIRSRAEMEATNTVYSAMDVYRRTGTLADGAELDPAELPTALRHPAGGDRHVAYDGRVEGNLGPSVWGAQRVAGAGSPVLAVRINMGPRLHDLRRLDASVAVASLVSLAAALPLAVYGAGLVARRLRRVAETAARISAGDLDARTGPALGRARGRDEVTDIAATVDLMADSLGRRLRTERQFTADVAHELRTPVGGLLAAADLLPPGETEDLLRARVRDLRGLVEDLLEISRLDAGAEAPVRARVPLAAVVAEAVARTGLDTEVAVTETPQGPQEPQGPQGPQVQPLQPLESVESVDTVATVETDPRRLERIVGNLVVNAHRHGRTPVRVTVEGRTVVVRDHGPGFPADLLLDGPRRFRTGATERGAGHGLGLTIALGQARVLGAELRLDNAPDGGAVATLRLPR
- a CDS encoding beta-ketoacyl-ACP synthase III, which produces MVGSRVLSFGHYQPPKVLTNADLEQMVDTDDEWIQSRVGIRTRRVAAEDESVSDMATKAARHALANAGLTGADIDFVIVATCTALDRSPNMAARVAAAVGARTPAAIDVNTACSGFPHAMALADQSIRTGSATKALVIGVEKLTDFVDWTDRTTCVLVGDGAGAAVVVASEEPEIGPVVWGSVPEMGQAVRIEAPSHTFAQEGQSVYRWATTKLPEVALQVCERAGVKPEELGGVVLHQANLRIIEPLARKIGAVNAVIAKDVVESGNTSAASIPLALSKLIERGEIEKGSPVLLFAFGGGLSYAGQIVNCP
- the cseB gene encoding two-component system response regulator CseB — its product is MLLVEDDELMRRSFSVALERYGYQVTAAADGLAGLESFRDDHGFDLLILDVMLPGLDGIGLCRRVRETSLVPVLMMSARGDGLDVVAGLEAGADDYVVKPVDTYVLVARIRSLLRRAAYAPGPGGEPAADGQDLLTFGDLTVDTGGMEVCLSGSPVALTPTELKLLLEFAAHPGIVLERHTLLRNVWEYGWDGDSRVVDLAVQRLRRKLGRERIETVRGFGYKLRR
- a CDS encoding dioxygenase produces the protein MRSAPVSRIPALYLSHGAPPLADDPIWPGELAAWSAGLPRPRAILMVSAHWEEAPLALGATERVPLVYDFWGFPERYYQVRYDAPGAPELAASVRKLLRAPGTPVQDIHDRGLDHGAYVPLVEMYPEADIPVLQISLPTLDPARLMDIGRKLAPLRDEGVLIVGSGFFTHNLAALRHTGPGVPAWSAEFDAWGREALAASDVDALLDFEHKSPAGRLAHPRTEHFAPLFVTLGAAESDLTAARTPVDGFWMGLSKRSLQFG
- a CDS encoding MFS transporter, with the protein product MSKTAASLAPAADPSRWKALVFIALAQLMVVLDATIVNIALPSAQTDLGISDGNRQWVITAYALAFGGLLLFGGRIADKWGRKNAFVVGLVGFALASALGGAANGEAMMLGARALQGAFGALLAPAALSLLAVMFTDAKERAKAFGIYGAIAGGGGAVGLILGGFLTEYLNWRWTFFVNIPFAIVAAVGAWMVIREPAGSRNRAPLDIPGVILSTTGLVALVYGFTRAESAGWSDALTVGMFVASAVLLAAFVLVESKVKSPLLPLRVLLERNRGGVYLSLGLAVISMFGLFLFLTYYLQVVKGFSPVKTGFAFLPMIAGMITGSTQIGARLMTRVPPRLLMGPGFLVAGLGMLLLTQLEVGSSYPALILPAQLLLGLGMGTAFMPAMSLATHGVNPADAGVASAMVNTSQQVGGAIGTALLNTIAASATTAYLTDHAAQAAAGGPAGQLIQAQAMVEGYASAIWWAVGILVASSVIALTLINTGRPGAGGPVASGSGEDAELKVPVLAH
- a CDS encoding TetR/AcrR family transcriptional regulator, with product MKSSTSTAPVAARRTPDRDPDRDRVQVQAPDPARASATGVPRPRADAVRNRERILAAAREAFVESGSAIPFDEVARRAGIGNATLYRHFPDRPTLVHHVVLFTMGRVTASAEASLAEEPDAFAALCRFTHAAADERIGALCPMLADGFDGEHPELLAARVALEEAVVTLLAAGQEAGLVRTDIGVGDLMVALSQLSRPLPGTACPDTDRFAHRHLQLFLDGLRAPARSELPGSATTLDDLRQKTM
- a CDS encoding M6 family metalloprotease domain-containing protein, with the translated sequence MPQTRHRIRRPRRTSAYIGLTALALGVTATASTGISSRGNPAAGAVATTVESALAPCRIAGTMGVQMSEGMPTPPGYARSTGEIRALNLMIDFPDAKGEGTAADRMAEFFPQTAEWFRTSSYGRLVYRAEAPIKGWLRMPMPFAAYGIERGSAYEPGYRQLVEHIAKAADPEVDFTRYDLINILVTPNAGPSALDTVLSVTFSGNGEAPVADGVPLANTSFVYSRQDDGSGTYQETGYRVLPHENGHVFGLPDLYTSDGGNTVGHWDIMSEDWGANNDLMGWHKWKLGWLDSTQISCAAKSGTSDHTLSPLGIRGGTKLAFVPLSESAGYAVEVRTRAGNDEAVCKPGVLIYKVDSDVDTGQGPITVSDSATTSGGCTRRPNVHAELSDAPFRPGETFTDEKAGISVSVVGELRNGSYQVRIIRP